TGCAGCGGGGCGGCGACGATCGCCGTCAGCGCGAGCGCGACGGCGGCGGAACGGCGGCTGGGACGTGCGTGCGGCATCGTGATGCGAGAGGGAGAGACCATCGCCGCGCGGGGGCGGCGGCTCGCATCGAGGACGCCGCACCGCGGCGCTGCGTCACTCGCGGTGTCGCAGCGCGCTCACGATGCGGCGAGCGCGCGCGCGAACGCGTCGAGCTTCGCGGCGTCCAGATGCCCGCCGGTGCGCACGCCGCTGCACACGTCCACGCCGAACGGCGCCACCGCGGCCACCGCCTCGCCGACGTTCTCCGCGCGCAGGCCGCCCGCGAGGAACACCGGGACGCCCGCGCCGTCACGGATCGCGCGGCTCAACGCCCAGTCGTGCACGCGGCCCGTGCCGCCGAGCTCCTTGACCGCGAGGCGCGGATTGCCGGAGTCGAGCAGCAGCGCATCGACGAGCGGCGCCACCTCGAGCGCCTCGCGCACCGACGCGTCGTCGAGCACGTGGATCACCTGCACCAGCCGCACGGCGGGCAACTCGGCGCGCAGCGTCACGAGCGCGTCGGGCGAGACCGCGTCCACGAGCTGCAGCGTGTTGACCGCGCAGCGGCGCGCCTGCGCGATGATCGTCGCGGCGTCGGTGCCGGACGTCAGCAGGAAGGTCGCGACCGGCGGCGGCACGCGTGGCGCCAGCTCCGCGATCAGCGCCTCGTCGATCACGCCGGGACCGCTCGGCATCGCGGACACGAGGCCGACCGCGTCGGCCCCGTGCGCCACCGCGAGCGCGACCTCGCCGTGCGACGCGATGCAGCAGACCTTGAGCCGGACGCGCGCGCTCACGACAACGCCCGGCGCAGCAGCGTGATCTGCCCGCCGTGATACGCGTTGTGCTCCGCGAGTCCCACGAGCATCCCCGCGAACGTCGCCTGCCCGCCGACCG
This is a stretch of genomic DNA from Roseisolibacter agri. It encodes these proteins:
- a CDS encoding phosphoribosylanthranilate isomerase yields the protein MSARVRLKVCCIASHGEVALAVAHGADAVGLVSAMPSGPGVIDEALIAELAPRVPPPVATFLLTSGTDAATIIAQARRCAVNTLQLVDAVSPDALVTLRAELPAVRLVQVIHVLDDASVREALEVAPLVDALLLDSGNPRLAVKELGGTGRVHDWALSRAIRDGAGVPVFLAGGLRAENVGEAVAAVAPFGVDVCSGVRTGGHLDAAKLDAFARALAAS